One window of the Ammospiza nelsoni isolate bAmmNel1 chromosome 2, bAmmNel1.pri, whole genome shotgun sequence genome contains the following:
- the TPBGL gene encoding trophoblast glycoprotein-like: protein MARRQARRAGGGPGWLPWLGLALLQLAVPPAAAPAACPSACYCVATPELVQCRYERLEEPPRELPAAVQNLSIAGSNLSVLSRAAFAARPLRDLRLLRLRHDNIRTIEDMALQGLPALRTLDLSHNPLLSVAAGAFAGAPLLRTLQLNQALLAAPLEEQLALALRNLSLRRLELAGNALQALPAALLPPGLEELDLRNNSLQRLAAAELRSLDAPELRGLRLSLASNPLSCDCGLRPFLAWLRGAAANRVLDARSLRCAGPAALRGTALLRLRPEALACARGDGGEPAELETASYVFFGIVLALIGVVFLMVLYLNRRGIKRWLHNLREACRDQMEGYHYRYEQDADPRCAGTPGL, encoded by the coding sequence ATGGCCCGCAGGCaggcgcggcgggcgggcggcgggccgggctggctgccctggctggggctcgccctgctgcagctggccgtgccgcccgccgccgcccccgccgcctgCCCGTCCGCCTGCTACTGCGTGGCCACCCCGGAGCTGGTGCAGTGCCGCTACGAGCGGCTGGAGGAGCCGCCGCGGGAGCTGCCGGCCGCCGTGCAGAACCTCAGCATCGCCGGCAGCAACCTGAGCGTCCTGTCCCGCGCCGCCTTCGCCGCCCGCCCGCTGCGCGACCTCCGCCTGCTCCGCCTGCGCCACGACAACATCCGCACCATCGAGGacatggccctgcagggcctgccCGCCCTGCGCACCCTCGACCTCAGCCACAACCCGCTGCTCTCGGTGGCCGCCGGCGCCTTCGCCGGGGCGCCGCTGCTGCGCACGCTGCAGCTGAACCAGGCGCTGCTGGCCGCCCCGCTCGAGGAGCAGCTCGCCCTGGCCCTGCGCAACCTCAGCCTGCGGCGCCTGGAGCTGGCGGGCAACGCGCTGCAGGCGCTGCCGGCCGCCCTGCTGCCGCCcggcctggaggagctggaccTGCGCAACAACTCGCTGCAGCGGCTGGCGGCCGCCGAGCTGCGCAGCCTGGACGCGCCCGAGCTGCGGGGGCTGCGCCTCAGCCTGGCCTCCAACCCGCTGAGCTGCGACTGCGGCCTGCGGCCCTTCCTGGCCTGGCTGCGCGGCGCCGCCGCCAACCGCGTGCTCGACGCGCGGAGCCTGCGCtgcgcggggccggcggcgctGCGGGGCACGGCGCTGCTCCGCCTGCGGCCCGAGGCGCTGGCCTGCGCCCGCGGCGACGGCGGCGAGCCCGCCGAGCTCGAGACCGCCTCCTACGTCTTCTTCGGCATCGTGCTGGCGCTCATCGGCGTCGTGTTCCTCATGGTGCTCTACCTGAACCGCCGCGGCATCAAGCGCTGGCTGCACAACCTGCGCGAGGCCTGCCGCGACCAGATGGAGGGATACCACTACCGCTACGAGCAGGACGCCGACCCGCGCTGCGCCGGCACGCCCGGCCTCTGA